The segment ACACCCGATCGAGCACCGGCCCGGTGTCGACATAGAATTTGCCTTGATACTCGGCGCCCACTCGCGTGCGGAGAAACCCGTCTAGCGCTTCCAGCTTGCGGAGCAAAACGTCGTGATAATCATCTCCCCAGGCATAACGTGAAATCCAACCGCGTTCTGGATCTCTTATCTCGAGGGAAAGCGGTTGCGGCGTGTGATAAATGACGCCGATGACGATGACGGATTTCACCTCCGGCAGAATCTGGCGCGCATCAAGGCGTTTCGGTAATTGCCGGTGCAAATAGTCCATGTTGCCGGCATAACCGGCGCTCAACCATTTCGGATAAAACT is part of the Cytophagia bacterium CHB2 genome and harbors:
- a CDS encoding DUF1730 domain-containing protein, producing the protein MITVSASLKKELQEFARAHGCELFGIAPVALFDELEFYPKWLSAGYAGNMDYLHRQLPKRLDARQILPEVKSVIVIGVIYHTPQPLSLEIRDPERGWISRYAWGDDYHDVLLRKLEALDGFLRTRVGAEYQGKFYVDTGPVLDRV